In Zygosaccharomyces rouxii strain CBS732 chromosome F complete sequence, a single window of DNA contains:
- the CUS1 gene encoding U2 snRNP complex subunit CUS1 (similar to uniprot|Q02554 Saccharomyces cerevisiae YMR240C CUS1 Protein required for assembly of U2 snRNP into the spliceosome forms a complex with Hsh49p and Hsh155p), translating to MGRKGKRHSTRNQNSNPHGKLEIAKLLDTRRAHHKESGKETTKHESTLEKQFEPLFEKFQIPQDSSSSQVVVYDDEAEPGEVPPMVEEVDEDENNQKDRLLSKRKLRKVSKPTLYELKKSVPYPQVIEWYDRDSQYPYLQASIKSSKNMVPVPSHWQNKKEYLSGRSLLEKRPFELPEIIKETDIEQMRQVMPDETKDSTLKETARARVQPKVGTLDIDYKKLHDVFFKLGTNWKPDVLLPFGDLYYEGRNLYEEAQWKKLVRDKKPGKISAELRSIMNLGEGQLPPWCMKMKNAGMPPSYPNLKVAGLNWGIENLKGDTYGTLSTQQGTKDKTKYFGQMILLDEPEQEEIEDQSEGLVYQDDAAKVEQKDNNTQAIEAPIEIEPQEASKEPDEAPRPLFTIMKEKKSDTASDTTGSRTIYAISNNDKEAEEPSKSKQDSNEEDRQDHIENFKF from the coding sequence ATGGGTCGAAAGGGTAAAAGGCATTCTACTAGGAATCAAAATTCTAATCCCCATGGAAAGCTCGAGATTGCCAAGTTATTAGACACTAGAAGGGCTCACCACAAGGAATCCGGTAAGGAGACTACCAAACATGAATCTACTCTAGAGAAACAGTTCGAACCGTTattcgaaaaattccaaataccTCAGGATAGTTCTTCGAGCCAAGTAGTTGtatatgatgatgaagctgaaccaGGAGAAGTACCACCTATGGTAGAAGAggttgatgaagatgagaataatCAAAAAGATCGACTTTTATCCAAAAGAAAACTACGAAAGGTTTCTAAACCGACATTATATgagttgaaaaaatcagTACCGTATCCTCAGGTTATTGAATGGTACGATCGTGATTCTCAATATCCTTACCTCCAAGCGTCAattaaatcttcaaagaatatGGTTCCGGTGCCATCACATTGGCAAAACAAGAAGGAGTACTTGTCAGGACGCTCACTATTGGAGAAGAGACCATTTGAACTACCAGAAATCATCAAGGAGACTGATATCGAACAGATGAGACAGGTTATGCCAGATGAGACGAAAGATTCAACTCTTAAGGAAACCGCTAGGGCAAGAGTTCAACCAAAGGTAGGTACACTTGACATAGATTACAAAAAGCTTCATGAcgttttcttcaaattagGCACCAATTGGAAACCTGATGTTTTGCTACCCTTTGGTGATTTATACTATGAAGGTAGGAATCTTTATGAAGAGGCACAatggaagaaattggttaGAGACAAGAAGCCAGGTAAAATTAGTGCTGAATTAAGATCAATCATGAACTTAGGTGAAGGTCAATTACCTCCATGGTGtatgaagatgaaaaatgctGGAATGCCGCCCAgttatccaaatttaaaGGTAGCAGGTCTGAATTGGGGGATCGAAAACTTGAAGGGAGATACTTATGGTACATTATCGACACAGCAAGGAACTAAGGATAAAACCAAGTATTTTGGCCAAATGATCTTATTAGATGAACCGGAACAAGAAGAGATCGAAGATCAATCAGAAGGGCTTGTCTATCAAGATGATGCTGCAAAGGTCGAGCAGAAAGATAATAACACTCAGGCCATTGAAGCACccattgaaattgaaccACAGGAAGCCAGTAAGGAACCAGATGAAGCTCCTCGTCCACTATTTACTAtaatgaaagaaaaaaaatccgATACTGCTTCAGATACTACGGGTTCTAGGACCATATATGCTATATCAAATAACGATAAGGAAGCTGAAGAGCCGTCCAAGTCTAAACAAGATTCGAATGAGGAGGACAGACAAGATCacattgaaaattttaaattttaa
- the BIL1 gene encoding Bil1p (similar to uniprot|O14468 Saccharomyces cerevisiae YOR304C-A), whose translation MSTASPDRTSNREEQTPLTSSSSASTGKTTTEQDDKQGSTVTVFELTSEIKKCLKDLEDSIQSNDEKFEKTMKRFESKIKTLE comes from the coding sequence ATGAGTACAGCAAGCCCTGATAGAACTTCGAATAGAGAGGAACAGACACCTCTAACTAGTTCTTCATCGGCTTCTACGGGGAAAACGACCACAGAACAAGATGATAAGCAGGGAAGCACGGTAACTGTATTTGAGTTGACTAGTGAGATTAAGAAATGCTTAAAAGATTTAGAGGACTCCATCCAGagtaatgatgaaaagtttgaaaagactatgaaaagatttgaaagtaAGATAAAGACCCTAGAATGA
- the RRG7 gene encoding Rrg7p (similar to uniprot|Q08774 Saccharomyces cerevisiae YOR305W Hypothetical ORF), translated as MSRLKAINGIMLRPIIWKRPSSNDAILQFIRQNQEISQSSVFQGTLYEHTVMRELSGKLSMNQLQKIGGSHDRGVDIRGQWPLDFVFGQVTKVVPLDAVPKRCKIHGTTLKPLRCKIEENDGKLDPLKALVQCKAFSGSKVSPREFRELVGTFASIVPDSQRNRSVILMCSPNLLTKEGLSLINTVKVPLIYLRIEMLQRIGDNYDVDNSGRLLNYYENDYAAALLQGCGIKEWLKLSLYRR; from the coding sequence ATGTCGAGGCTAAAAGCCATCAATGGAATAATGCTAAGACCAATCATATGGAAACGACCCTCGAGCAACGATGCCATTTTACAATTCATTAGACAGAATCAAGAAATCTCCCAATCAAGCGTTTTCCAGGGAACTCTCTATGAGCATACTGTAATGAGGGAGCTGAGTGGAAAACTGAGTATGAACCAACTGCAAAAAATCGGTGGCTCTCATGATCGTGGTGTAGATATTAGAGGACAATGGCCATTAGATTTTGTGTTCGGTCAAGTAACTAAAGTTGTCCCGTTAGATGCCGTTCCCAAGCGGTGCAAGATCCACGGTACTACTCTGAAGCCTTTAAGATGTAAAATAGAGGAgaatgatggtaaattggatCCGTTAAAGGCACTAGTGCAGTGCAAGGCCTTTAGCGGCTCTAAAGTATCGCCAAGAGAGTTCAGAGAACTTGTAGGTACGTTTGCATCAATAGTACCTGATTCACAGAGGAACCGTAGTGTAATCTTGATGTGTTCCCCAAATTTACTTACGAAGGAAGGGTTGAGTCTTATAAACACTGTAAAAGTGCCATTGATTTATCTTAGAATTGAAATGCTACAACGAATAGGTGACAATTACGATGTGGACAATTCAGGTAGATTACTGAATTATTACGAGAACGACTACGCAGCAGCACTGTTGCAAGGGTGTGGTATTAAAGAATGGTTAAAATTATCACTTTATAGACGATGA
- the YHM2 gene encoding Yhm2p (highly similar to uniprot|Q04013 Saccharomyces cerevisiae YMR241W YHM2 Yeast suppressor gene of HM mutant (abf2) DNA-binding protein mtDNA stabilizing protein mitochondrial inner membrane protein with low homology to RIM2) — translation MSSSPPQELKKKPISFSNILLGAGLNLAEVSTLGQPLEVVKTTMAAHRQFTFAQAIRHVWSRGGIFGFFQGLIPWAWIEGSTKGAVLLFVSAESEYRYRSFGLNNFFAGIMGGITGGLAQAYLTMGFCTCMKTVEITRSKAAEAGIPPSTWQIFRQIYAKEGIRGINRGVNAVAIRQMTNWGSRFGLARLVEEGMRKFSGKGADDRLSAVEKIGASVVGGGLSAWNQPIEVVRVEMQSRTHDPNRPKNLTVAKTLKYIYQSNGLKGLYRGVTPRIGLGVWQTVFMVGVGDIAREFVAKLTGEKPAGKH, via the coding sequence atgtCATCCTCACCCCCACAAGAGCTTAAGAAGAAACCAATCTCGTTTTCTAACATTTTACTAGGTGCTGGTCTCAACCTAGCTGAAGTCTCAACTTTGGGACAACCATTGGAGGTTGTAAAGACAACCATGGCTGCTCATAGACAATTCACATTTGCACAAGCCATTAGACATGTGTGGTCACGTGGTGGTATCTTTGGGTTCTTTCAAGGTTTAATCCCATGGGCATGGATTGAAGGCTCTACTAAAGGTGCAGTACTTCTATTCGTGTCTGCAGAATCTGAATATCGTTACAGAAGTTTCGGATTGAACAACTTCTTCGCAGGTATAATGGGCGGTATTACAGGTGGTCTCGCACAAGCATATCTTACAATGGGATTCTGTACATGTATGAAGACCGTTGAAATTACTAGAAGTAAAGCAGCAGAAGCAGGAATTCCACCTTCTACATGGCAAATCTTCAGACAAATTTATGCAAAGGAAGGTATTAGAGGTATTAATAGAGGTGTTAACGCTGTTGCCATTAGACAAATGACAAATTGGGGTTCTAGATTTGGTTTGGCACGTTTAGTTGAAGAGGGTATGAGGAAATTCTCCGGTAAGGGAGCTGATGATAGATTATCAGCTGTGGAAAAGATCGGTGCCTCcgttgttggtggtggGTTATCAGCATGGAATCAACCAATTGAAGTGGTGAGAGTTGAAATGCAATCGAGAACCCATGATCCAAATAGACCCAAGAATTTGACGGTTGCCAAGACCTTAAAATACATCTACCAATCAAATGGTCTAAAAGGTCTTTACCGTGGTGTAACTCCACGTATAGGTCTAGGTGTCTGGCAAACCGTTTTCATGGTCGGTGTGGGTGATATAGCAAGAGAATTCGTCGCCAAGTTAACTGGTGAAAAACCAGCAGGTAAGCATTGA
- the SLY41 gene encoding Sly41p (similar to uniprot|P22215 Saccharomyces cerevisiae YOR307C SLY41 multicopy suppressor of ypt1 deletion homolog of chloroplast phosphate transporter), producing the protein MITTQSTTHRRLSVNNNAYATESTQARKQQDLLDRPKLLVRGQGPLSRIALCKQKFVGLFPQDVQRYLPEVDIKVTAICLIWYVTSSVSSNLSKAILKEFTHPVALTELQFLASALLCVGFITLVNYLQRPGLQTGRLARACSNFPEGILPCYLDGNFKDSISGKFLVPCKIVLMTTFPMGIFQFIGHISTHKATSLIPVSLVHSIKALSPIITVSYYRLFQGRQYNPMTYYTLIPLIMGVMVTCWATHGSRTPNSSSNKNLQMGSGFIFASLSMLIFVSQNIFAKGILTVKRNRGILPSSSPTTSKRKEVSPLQIDKITILFYCSCMGFLLTLPPFLTNELFQHQSVFQDLNGRVSSLIVLHGFAHFLQALLAFQLIGMLSSVNYSVANIMKRIVIILVALVWESKLNVIQLVGLSMTLGGLYGYDKWGSRSPVN; encoded by the coding sequence ATGATTACTACTCAGAGTACTACTCATAGGAGACTATCGGTAAATAACAATGCATATGCCACTGAGTCTACGCAAGCGAGAAAGCAACAGGATCTACTGGATAGACCTAAGCTATTAGTCAGAGGCCAGGGACCTCTGAGTCGCATAGCACTTTGCAAACAGAAGTTCGTTGGTTTATTCCCCCAAGATGTTCAAAGGTACTTACCTGAAGTTGACATCAAAGTTACAGCCATCTGTTTAATTTGGTACGTGACTTCATCTGTTTCCAGCAATCTTTCCAAGgctattttgaaagaatttacaCATCCAGTAGCATTAACGGAATTGCAATTTTTAGCAAGTGCCCTGCTGTGTGTAGGTTTCATTACTTTGGTCAATTATTTGCAGAGACCTGGTTTACAAACAGGCCGTTTAGCAAGAGCTTGTTCTAACTTCCCTGAAGGTATACTGCCCTGTTATTTGGATGGTAATTTCAAGGATTCCATTTCAGGGAAGTTTTTAGTACCCTGTAAAATCGTCTTGATGACGACTTTTCCCATGGggattttccaatttattgGTCACATTAGCACTCACAAGGCGACTTCTCTGATACCTGTTTCATTAGTCCATTCCATAAAGGCACTTTCGCCCATCATCACAGTTAGTTATTACAGATTATTTCAAGGCAGGCAGTATAATCCAATGACTTACTATACACTAATACCGCTTATTATGGGAGTTATGGTTACTTGCTGGGCAACCCATGGTAGTAGAACTCCAAACAGCTCCTCGAATAAAAACTTACAAATGGGATCAGGTTTCATTTTCGCATCATTATCAATGTTAATCTTCGTAtctcaaaatatttttgcCAAGGGAATTCTAACGGTTAAACGTAATAGAGGAATTTTACCTTCATCGTCGCCAACAACTTCAAAGAGGAAAGAGGTTTCCCCACTacaaattgataaaattacCATTCTTTTCTACTGTTCATGTATGGGATTTCTGCTAACATTGCCACCATTTTTAACAAATGAATTATTTCAACATCAAAGCgttttccaagatttaaaCGGTAGAGTTAGCTCACTAATCGTATTGCATGGCTTTGcccattttcttcaagcACTACTGGCATTCCAGTTAATTGGTATGTTATCTTCGGTCAATTACAGTGTGGCTAACATTATGAAACGTATTGTTATCATTCTAGTCGCTTTAGTTTGGGAATCGAAATTAAATGTCATTCAATTAGTCGGTTTATCTATGACACTTGGCGGGCTTTACGGTTATGATAAATGGGGTTCAAGATCTCCAGTGAATTAA
- the SNU66 gene encoding U4/U6-U5 snRNP complex subunit SNU66 (weakly similar to uniprot|Q12420 Saccharomyces cerevisiae YOR308C SNU66 66kD U4/U6.U5 snRNP associated protein), with product MADEINLSLEETNAIRRQLGLKPIEPGPKSEQKRQRIERRPEPKETKTDNGGFQFMDNDKVSGLRKRLASLRNSPSSSHVQEDDKDWLSKIGTQKRHKPIKVIHEDEPEEELPSLRISHGIDEIDSKNGVVLTLKEQSLNDEDGGDDILENTVLTQSQRDRENIRLKKLNKHRKFKPLQVSSFDLDKDERSKDNDETVVTVGGENKVTESKPAAEGKIKVEFDEQDDEDDNDHPTDFQPVKIKKRSKRDVKSRVKLPSKIQPVALIDEDEDTEEAQEQISVASRPLLKNRIQTPQEIAQQIQREKLERQDRSANLAQVNKNSDLVIDENVQFLESLRVNIVENENKEQEQKEQEGPKPVEVAESSVPATTESQALDFSTGLASTLHFLQKKELLPSSNDVNQDPNAEINLVYRDEMGTPLTTKEAYKRLSQRFHGTKSNKRKREKFESKLRARHNGNTNNSERELEL from the coding sequence ATGGCTGATGAGATTAATCTTTCTCTTGAAGAGACTAATGCCATTCGAAGACAGCTTGGTTTAAAGCCTATCGAACCTGGACCTAAATCTGAACAAAAGAGACAACGTATTGAACGGAGACCAGAACCCAAAGAGACCAAAACTGACAATGGTGGATTCCAGTTCATGGATAATGATAAAGTCAGCGGACTACGCAAGAGACTAGCCTCTTTGAGAAACTCACCAAGCTCGTCCCATGTgcaagaagatgataaagaTTGGTTAAGCAAGATCGGGACTCAGAAGAGACATAAACCGATCAAGGTGATTcatgaagatgaaccagaagaagaactgCCATCTTTGAGAATCTCCCAtggaattgatgaaatcgaTTCGAAAAACGGCGTTGTTCTTACACTTAAGGAACAGTCTCTaaacgatgaagatggaGGCGATGATATACTAGAGAATACGGTATTGACTCAATCACAAAGAGATCGTGAAAATATAaggttgaagaaattgaataagCATAGAAAGTTCAAACCTTTGCAAGTGTCAAGTTTCGATCTGGATAAGGATGAACGGTCGAAGGATAACGATGAGACAGTGGTAACAGTGGGCGGTGAAAACAAGGTTACTGAGAGCAAGCCTGCTGCTGAAGGTAAGATTAAAGTCGAATTTGATGAGcaggatgatgaagatgataacgaCCACCCTACAGATTTCCAGCCTGTCAAAATTAAGAAAAGAAGCAAAAGAGACGTTAAGTCGAGGGTCAAATTACCATCCAAGATCCAACCGGTGGCATTGatagatgaagatgaggataCTGAAGAAGCCCAGGAGCAAATTTCAGTTGCATCCAGACCACTGCTAAAAAACAGAATACAGACACCACAGGAGATTGCCCAGCAGATTCAAagggaaaaattggaaaggCAGGACAGGTCTGCAAATCTCGCACAAGTGAACAAGAATTCAGATCTAGTCATTGACGAAAATGTGCAATTCCTGGAATCTCTGAGAGTGAATAtagtggaaaatgaaaataaagaGCAAGAGcagaaagaacaagaaggCCCCAAGCCAGTGGAAGTTGCGGAGTCCAGTGTCCCTGCAACTACAGAGTCGCAAGCCCTCGATTTCTCCACAGGGCTTGCATCAACACTGCATTTCTTGCAAAAAAAGGAACTGCTGCCGTCCTCAAATGACGTTAACCAAGACCCCAATGCAGAAATTAACTTAGTGTACCGAGATGAAATGGGTACTCCACTGACAACGAAGGAGGCATACAAGAGGTTGTCACAGAGATTCCATGGTACAAAAAGcaacaaaaggaaaagagaaaaatttgagTCGAAATTACGTGCAAGACATAATGGAAACACTAATAATAGCGAGAGGGAATTGGAATTGTAA
- the NOP58 gene encoding RNA-processing protein NOP58 (similar to uniprot|Q12499 Saccharomyces cerevisiae YOR310C NOP58 Protein involved in pre-rRNA processing 18S rRNA synthesis and snoRNA synthesis component of the small subunit processome complex which is required for processing of pre-18S rRNA): MSYVLTETSAGYALLKASDKKIHKSPKLIQDLDSSEKVLDEFKIAAFSKFNSAANALEEANSITEGKVTPQLQSLLDEVKKDKKSTLIVSETKLANSINKLGLNFNVVSDAVTLDIYRAVKEYLPELLPGLTDNDLNKMSLGLAHSIGRHKLKFSADKVDVMIIQAIALLDDLDKEINTYSMRCKEWYGWHFPELAKIVTDLVAYARIILTMGVRSKAAETDMSAILPEEIEERVKAAAEVSMGTEITKTDLDNIGALAQQIVDFATYREQLSNYLTARMKAIAPNLTQLVGELVGARLISHAGSLVSLAKSPASTIQILGAEKALFRALKTKHDTPKYGLLYHASLVGQATGKNKGKIARVLAAKAAVSLRYDALAEDRDDSGDVGLESRSKVENRLSQLEGRDLRTTPKVVREAKKVEISEARAYNADADTASAAPAKSDADSDDEESESEQEEKKEKKEKKDKKEKKEKKEKKDKKEKKRKRDEDEEDSKESKKSKKDKKEKKEKKEKKSKKEKSK; the protein is encoded by the coding sequence ATGTCTTACGTGTTGACTGAAACGTCTGCCGGTTATGCACTTTTAAAGGCTTCCGACAAGAAGATTCACAAGTCCCCCAAGTTGATCCAAGACTTGGATTCTTCTGAAAAAGTcttggatgaatttaagATCGCtgccttttccaaatttaacTCTGCTGCCAACGCTTTGGAGGAAGCTAACTCTATTACTGAAGGTAAAGTTACTCCACAGCTACAAAGCCTTTTAGATGAAGTTAAAAAGGACAAAAAATCTACTTTGATTGTTAGTGAAACtaaattggcaaattcTATTAACAAACTGGGTTTAAACTTCAATGTGGTTTCGGATGCAGTTACTCTAGATATCTACAGAGCTGTTAAGGAGTACTTGCCTGAACTTTTGCCAGGATTAACTGATAATGATCTAAACAAAATGTCTCTTGGTTTGGCACACTCTATCGGTCGTCATAAGCTTAAGTTTTCCGCAGATAAGGTTGATGTTATGATCATTCAAGCTATTGCCCTTTTGGACGACTTAGACAAAGAGATCAACACTTATTCCATGAGATGTAAAGAATGGTACGGTTGGCATTTCCCTGAATTGGCCAAGATTGTTACTGATTTAGTGGCCTACGCAAGAATTATCTTGACTATGGGAGTTAGATCAAAGGCAGCTGAGACCGATATGAGCGCCATTTTgccagaagaaattgaagaacGTGTTAAAGCTGCAGCTGAAGTTTCTATGGGTACTGAAATTACCAAGACTGATTTGGATAACATTGGTGCTTTGGCCCAACAAATTGTGGATTTTGCTACTTACAGAGAACAATTGTCAAACTACTTGACTGCTAGAATGAAGGCTATTGCCCCTAATTTGACCCAATTGGTCGGTGAATTAGTTGGTGCTAGATTAATTTCTCACGCTGGTTCTTTAGTTTCATTGGCTAAGTCTCCTGCATCTaccattcaaattttgggGGCTGAGAAGGCACTCTTCAGAGCTTTGAAGACTAAGCACGATACCCCCAAATACGGGTTGTTATACCATGCATCTCTAGTTGGTCAAGCTACCGGTAAGAACAAGGGTAAGATCGCTAGAGTGCTCGCCGCTAAGGCTGCAGTTTCACTACGTTATGATGCATTGGCAGAAGACAGAGATGATTCTGGTGATGTTGGTTTGGAATCAAGATCTAAGGTGGAAAACAGACTTTCACAATTAGAAGGTAGAGATTTGAGAACCACACCAAAGGTGGTGCGTGAAGCTAAGAAGGTAGAAATTTCAGAAGCCAGAGCTTACAATGCTGATGCTGATACTGCATCAGCTGCTCCAGCAAAATCTGACGCTGACTCTGATGACgaagaatctgaatctgaacaagaagagaagaaggagaagaaggagaagaaagacaagaaggagaagaaggaaaagaaagaaaagaaggataagaaggaaaagaagagaaagagagatgaagatgaagaagattcaaaGGAATCAAAGAAATCGAAGAAGGAcaagaaggagaagaaagaaaagaaagaaaagaaatcaaagaaggagaaaagCAAATAG
- the DGK1 gene encoding diacylglycerol kinase (similar to uniprot|Q12382 Saccharomyces cerevisiae YOR311C HSD1 Endoplasmic reticulum (ER)-resident membrane protein overproduction induces enlargement of ER-like membrane structures and suppresses a temperature-sensitive sly1 mutation), producing MVQEVNNIPSSNGYQRHSEQDSQGTYKGKRENVDSAANSSPQPKETSKTKEISLKSHQWFGNFIAKNEVPRKSFHSSIGFITLYLYTQNVDYTKIKWPLIYAFIIIGALDLLRLRWPLFNKAYCRTVGALMREKEIHGYNGVLWYLLGLIFSFTFFSKDVAVISLFLLSWSDTAASTFGRKYGHLTPKISGNKSLAGSLAAFTVGVFTCLGFYGYFVPHYHYVNRPGEIAWSPETSFLSLFEISWLGGLVAALSEGIDLFNWDDNFTIPFLSSIFMHCVIVATQKSHPKVHAATQAAISAAQSMHLVPTGTTSTL from the coding sequence ATGGTTCAAGAAGTTAATAATATACCGAGTTCAAACGGTTATCAACGTCACTCTGAACAGGATTCCCAAGGTACGTACAAAGGTAAAAGAGAGAATGTTGATTCAGCAGCTAATAGTTCTCCTCAACCAAAGGAGACTAGTAaaactaaagaaatttcattgaaatCCCACCAGTGGTTTGGTAACTTTATCGCTAAAAATGAAGTTCCACGTAAGTCATTTCATTCATCTATCGGATTCATAACGTTATACCTTTACACTCAAAATGTGGACTATACAAAAATCAAGTGGCCATTGATTTATGCGTTTATCATTATAGGTGCATTAGATTTATTAAGATTACGCTGGCCATTATTCAATAAGGCTTACTGTCGTACAGTGGGTGCCCTAATGAGAGAAAAGGAAATCCATGGTTATAACGGTGTTCTTTGGTACCTTTTGGgattgatcttttcatttaCGTTTTTCTCCAAAGATGTGGCTGTAATTTCACTGTTTCTATTAAGTTGGTCTGACACTGCAGCATCCACCTTTGGGAGGAAATATGGTCATCTAACTCCTAAAATTTCCGGTAACAAATCTCTAGCCGGTTCCCTAGCCGCATTTACGGTAGGTGTGTTCACATGTCTTGGATTTTACGGTTATTTTGTACCTCACTACCACTATGTGAATCGTCCTGGTGAGATTGCTTGGAGTCCAGAAACGAGTTTCTTGAGTCTTTTCGAAATTTCATGGCTAGGTGGGTTAGTAGCCGCATTAAGTGAAGGTAtcgatcttttcaattgggATGATAATTTCACAATTCCATTTCTATCTTCAATCTTCATGCACTGCGTTATTGTTGCAACTCAAAAATCCCATCCTAAAGTACACGCTGCTACACAAGCTGCTATTAGTGCTGCTCAATCGATGCATTTAGTTCCTACTGGTACAACTTCTACTCTATGA